A DNA window from Streptomyces canus contains the following coding sequences:
- a CDS encoding protein kinase family protein, whose translation MASPTRLSAHADTAASLALLSDDALADLVASGTPAGTGIGGRATLLEVDGARIFVKQVPLSATELEPDHVRSTANLFGLPPHFHYGVGAIGSPGFGAWRELAVHEMTTDWVRSGTFPGFPLLHHWRVLPGLPQPLPDELADVERCVAYWGGGRERVEALRTASASLTLFLEYVPHTLHDWFSAQLRTENAESACALVEQGLEAVTGFLREQRQLIHFDAHFGNILTDGHRLYLTDYGLSLSSRFPLTPQERDFHDRHQGYDRAYALSYLVHWLVVDQYGLGRDDREEFIRACADGRHPEQIPAAAAALISRHARLAVVVGDFNRRLEQESRLTPYPHDDVEALSSSAVRAGSSTMSSPRASTLGSSGK comes from the coding sequence ATGGCCTCCCCCACCCGTCTCAGCGCCCACGCCGACACCGCCGCCTCCCTCGCCCTCCTGAGCGACGACGCACTCGCCGACCTGGTGGCATCCGGCACGCCGGCAGGCACCGGCATCGGCGGACGGGCGACCCTGCTGGAGGTGGACGGTGCACGGATCTTCGTGAAGCAGGTGCCGCTCTCCGCCACCGAGCTCGAGCCCGACCACGTCCGCTCCACCGCGAACCTCTTCGGCCTGCCGCCCCACTTCCACTACGGCGTCGGGGCGATCGGCAGCCCCGGCTTCGGCGCCTGGCGTGAGCTGGCCGTGCACGAGATGACGACCGACTGGGTGCGCTCGGGCACTTTTCCGGGCTTCCCGCTGCTGCACCACTGGCGGGTGCTGCCCGGCCTCCCGCAGCCGCTCCCCGACGAGCTCGCCGACGTGGAACGGTGCGTGGCCTACTGGGGCGGTGGCCGCGAGCGCGTCGAGGCCCTGCGCACGGCGTCCGCGAGCCTGACCCTGTTCCTGGAGTACGTGCCGCACACCCTCCACGACTGGTTCTCCGCCCAACTGCGCACGGAGAACGCCGAGTCGGCCTGCGCCCTCGTGGAGCAGGGCCTCGAGGCCGTCACCGGCTTTCTCCGTGAGCAGCGGCAACTCATCCACTTCGACGCCCACTTCGGCAACATCCTCACCGACGGACACCGGCTCTACTTGACCGACTACGGGCTGTCCTTGTCGAGCCGCTTCCCACTCACCCCGCAGGAACGCGACTTCCACGACCGCCACCAGGGTTACGACCGCGCCTACGCCCTCTCCTATCTGGTGCACTGGCTGGTCGTCGACCAGTACGGCCTCGGCCGGGACGATCGCGAGGAGTTCATCCGCGCATGCGCCGACGGCAGGCACCCCGAGCAGATCCCCGCAGCGGCGGCCGCACTCATCTCGCGGCACGCCCGACTGGCAGTCGTGGTCGGCGACTTCAACCGGCGACTGGAACAGGAGAGCAGGCTCACCCCATACCCTCACGACGACGTCGAGGCACTGTCCTCCAGTGCGGTCAGGGCCGGATCGAGCACGATGTCCTCTCCGCGGGCCTCGACACTCGGCTCCTCCGGGAAGTGA
- a CDS encoding geranylgeranyl reductase family protein, whose protein sequence is MSSENSSADDASADGVQDDGQRVWDVVVVGAGPAGASAAYAAAVAGRRVLLLEKAELPRYKTCGGGIIGPSRDSLPPGFELPFRDRVHAVTFSNNGRFTRTRRSKQMLFGLINRPEFDHQLVEHAQKAGAELRTGVTVQRVEQHGSSVPDRRTVAVVLQGGETLLARAVVGADGSASRIGAHVGVKLDQVDLGLEAEIPVPETVAEDWKGRVLIDWGPMPGSYGWVFPKGDTLTVGVISARGEGAATKRYLEDFIGRLGLAGFEPSISSGHLTRCRAEDSPLSRGRVLVCGDAAGLLEPWTREGISFALRSGRLAGEWAVRIAEAHDAVDTRRQALNYAFAVKAGLGVEMSVGKRLLTAFERRPGLFHAALTGFRPAWNAFKEITQGSTSLGELVRGRPMAQRALAALDPRPAERGAGGEATS, encoded by the coding sequence GTGAGCAGCGAGAACTCTTCGGCGGACGACGCTTCGGCGGACGGCGTGCAGGACGACGGACAGCGGGTGTGGGACGTCGTCGTGGTGGGCGCGGGACCCGCGGGGGCCTCGGCCGCCTACGCGGCGGCGGTGGCCGGACGGCGTGTGCTGTTGCTGGAGAAGGCCGAGCTGCCGCGGTACAAGACGTGCGGCGGCGGCATCATCGGCCCCTCGCGGGACTCGTTGCCGCCCGGTTTCGAGCTGCCGTTCCGGGACCGGGTGCACGCGGTCACCTTCTCGAACAACGGCCGCTTCACCCGCACCCGGCGCTCCAAGCAGATGCTGTTCGGGCTGATCAACCGGCCCGAGTTCGACCACCAGCTCGTCGAGCACGCGCAGAAGGCCGGCGCCGAGCTGCGCACGGGCGTCACCGTCCAGCGCGTCGAGCAGCACGGCTCGTCGGTGCCCGACCGGCGTACGGTCGCCGTGGTCCTCCAGGGCGGCGAGACGCTGCTCGCGCGGGCGGTCGTCGGGGCCGACGGCAGCGCCAGCCGCATAGGAGCGCATGTCGGGGTGAAGCTCGACCAGGTGGACCTCGGCCTGGAGGCGGAGATCCCGGTACCGGAGACCGTGGCCGAGGACTGGAAGGGGCGGGTGCTCATCGACTGGGGCCCGATGCCCGGCAGTTACGGCTGGGTCTTCCCCAAGGGGGACACCCTGACGGTCGGGGTGATCTCGGCGCGTGGTGAAGGCGCGGCCACGAAGCGGTACCTGGAGGACTTCATCGGGCGGCTCGGTCTCGCCGGGTTCGAACCCAGCATCTCCTCCGGCCACCTGACCCGCTGCCGTGCCGAGGACTCGCCGCTCTCGCGCGGGCGGGTGCTGGTGTGCGGTGACGCGGCGGGGCTGCTCGAGCCGTGGACCCGGGAGGGCATTTCCTTCGCGCTGCGCTCCGGACGGCTCGCGGGGGAGTGGGCGGTGCGGATCGCGGAGGCCCACGACGCGGTGGACACCCGGCGCCAGGCGCTGAACTACGCGTTCGCCGTCAAGGCGGGGCTCGGCGTGGAGATGAGCGTCGGCAAGCGGCTGCTGACCGCGTTCGAGCGCCGTCCCGGCCTGTTCCACGCGGCACTGACGGGTTTCCGGCCCGCGTGGAACGCGTTCAAGGAGATCACCCAGGGTTCGACCTCGCTGGGCGAGCTCGTCCGGGGCCGGCCGATGGCCCAGCGGGCGCTGGCCGCGCTGGACCCGCGTCCCGCCGAGCGCGGGGCGGGCGGCGAGGCCACGTCCTGA
- a CDS encoding dipeptidase — protein MSSNPVAETVASLMPRAQAELTELVAFKSVADFGQFPRSESEAAARWVADALTAEGFEDVALLDTPDGTQSVYGHLPGPAGAKTVLLYAHYDVQPPLNEAGWTTPPFELTERDGRWYGRGAADCKGGVIMHLLALRALKANGGVPVHVKFIAEGSEEQGTGGLERYAEAHPGLLDANAIVIGDAGNFRTGLPTVTATLRGMTMLRVQVDTLEGNLHSGQFGGAAPDALSALIRVLDSLRAKDGTTAIDGLTPDASWDGLQYDEEQFRKDAKVLDGVDLIGDGTVADRIWARPAVTVLGIDCPPVVGATPSVQASARALVSLRVPPGIDTDEATKLLQAHLETHTPWGARVSIERIGQGQPFSADTTSPAYAAMADAMAVAYPGQEMQYAGQGGSIPLCNTLATLYPHAEILLIGLSEPEAQIHAVNESVSPQELERLSVAEALFLRNYAAG, from the coding sequence ATGTCGTCGAATCCGGTCGCCGAGACCGTCGCCTCGCTGATGCCCAGGGCGCAGGCGGAGCTCACCGAACTGGTGGCGTTCAAGTCGGTGGCGGACTTCGGCCAGTTCCCCAGGAGCGAGAGCGAGGCCGCCGCCCGCTGGGTCGCGGACGCGCTCACCGCCGAGGGCTTCGAGGACGTGGCACTGCTCGACACCCCGGACGGCACACAGTCGGTCTACGGCCACCTGCCCGGCCCCGCGGGCGCGAAGACCGTCCTCCTGTACGCCCACTACGACGTGCAGCCGCCGCTGAACGAGGCCGGCTGGACGACCCCGCCGTTCGAACTGACCGAGCGCGACGGCCGCTGGTACGGGCGCGGGGCCGCCGACTGCAAGGGCGGTGTGATCATGCACCTGCTCGCGCTGCGCGCCCTCAAGGCCAACGGCGGGGTGCCGGTCCACGTCAAGTTCATCGCCGAGGGCTCGGAGGAGCAGGGCACGGGCGGCCTGGAGCGGTACGCCGAGGCGCACCCCGGACTCCTGGACGCGAACGCCATCGTCATCGGCGACGCGGGCAACTTCCGCACCGGTCTGCCGACGGTCACCGCCACCCTGCGCGGCATGACCATGCTCCGCGTCCAGGTCGACACCCTGGAGGGCAACCTGCACTCCGGCCAGTTCGGCGGCGCGGCCCCCGACGCGCTGTCGGCGCTGATCCGCGTACTGGACTCGCTGCGCGCGAAGGACGGGACGACGGCGATCGACGGGCTCACCCCGGACGCGTCCTGGGACGGCCTGCAGTACGACGAGGAGCAGTTCCGCAAGGACGCCAAGGTCCTGGACGGCGTCGACCTGATCGGTGACGGCACGGTCGCCGACCGCATCTGGGCCCGCCCGGCCGTGACGGTCCTCGGCATCGACTGTCCGCCGGTCGTCGGCGCCACCCCGTCCGTGCAGGCGAGCGCCCGTGCGCTGGTCAGCCTGCGGGTGCCGCCGGGCATCGACACCGACGAGGCGACCAAGCTGCTCCAGGCCCACCTGGAGACGCACACTCCGTGGGGTGCGCGCGTGAGCATCGAGCGGATCGGCCAGGGCCAGCCGTTCAGCGCGGACACCACCAGCCCGGCGTACGCGGCGATGGCCGACGCGATGGCGGTGGCCTACCCGGGCCAGGAGATGCAGTACGCCGGCCAGGGCGGCTCCATCCCCCTGTGCAACACCCTCGCGACGCTCTACCCGCACGCCGAGATCCTCCTCATAGGCCTGAGCGAGCCAGAGGCGCAGATCCACGCCGTGAACGAGAGCGTCTCCCCGCAGGAGCTGGAGCGCCTGTCGGTGGCGGAGGCCCTGTTCCTGCGCAACTACGCGGCGGGCTGA
- a CDS encoding sensor histidine kinase — MDGEQGVRGEEPPRWRGHGASWWRRSGEGQGARRPWPSTLLLTFFVLAGSNYAARQQAGERADLDAFARVLLVIGAGLLLWRHRRPVLVVFGTAAAAMVYLGAGYPYGPVFLAVALACFNAIVAGHRKAAWTALGMLWAGHVLVAHWLYQWLPPSGDSAAPWGQEGVIAAWVVAIVAVSELARTRREQWARDRAERARAAQRRADEERLRIARELHDVLAHSISVINVQAGVGLALLDTDPEQARTALTTIKAASKEALGEVRQVLDTLRTPGDAPRAPAPGLDRLPELVSQAAGAGLTVELEGSAPGLPPGADLAAFRIVQEALTNVVRHSGSRHARVRLEPDGGALRLRIDDDGPATGTDAGGSGNGLAGMRERAAALGGTIEAGPRPDGGFRVLAVLPLKVMAKEDDR, encoded by the coding sequence ATGGACGGTGAGCAGGGCGTACGCGGGGAAGAGCCGCCGCGGTGGCGAGGGCACGGGGCGTCATGGTGGCGGCGTTCCGGCGAGGGGCAGGGCGCCCGCCGGCCGTGGCCGTCCACCCTGCTGCTCACGTTCTTCGTGCTCGCGGGGTCGAACTACGCGGCCCGGCAGCAGGCCGGCGAGCGGGCCGACCTCGACGCGTTCGCACGGGTGCTGCTGGTGATCGGTGCCGGGCTGCTGCTGTGGCGGCACCGGCGGCCGGTGCTCGTCGTCTTCGGTACGGCGGCTGCCGCGATGGTCTATCTGGGGGCCGGGTATCCGTACGGGCCCGTGTTCCTCGCCGTCGCCCTCGCCTGCTTCAACGCCATCGTGGCCGGGCACCGCAAGGCCGCCTGGACCGCGCTCGGCATGCTCTGGGCCGGACACGTCCTGGTGGCCCACTGGCTCTACCAGTGGCTGCCGCCCTCCGGGGACTCGGCCGCCCCCTGGGGGCAGGAGGGGGTGATCGCCGCCTGGGTCGTCGCGATCGTCGCCGTCTCGGAGCTGGCCCGGACCCGGCGCGAACAGTGGGCGCGGGACCGCGCCGAACGCGCCCGGGCCGCACAGCGCCGCGCCGACGAGGAGCGGCTGCGGATCGCCCGCGAGCTGCACGACGTGCTCGCGCACAGCATCTCCGTCATCAACGTCCAGGCCGGCGTCGGCCTCGCTCTCCTCGACACCGACCCCGAACAGGCCCGCACCGCGCTCACCACCATCAAAGCCGCCAGCAAGGAGGCGCTCGGCGAGGTGCGCCAGGTGCTCGACACCCTGCGCACCCCGGGTGACGCGCCGCGCGCCCCCGCGCCAGGCCTCGACCGGCTGCCCGAGCTGGTGTCCCAGGCGGCGGGCGCGGGCCTCACGGTCGAGCTGGAGGGATCGGCGCCGGGTCTGCCTCCCGGCGCGGACCTCGCCGCCTTCCGTATCGTCCAGGAGGCGCTCACCAATGTCGTACGGCACTCGGGATCGCGGCACGCGCGGGTGCGGCTCGAACCCGACGGCGGTGCGCTACGGCTGCGTATCGACGACGACGGACCCGCGACCGGAACCGACGCGGGCGGCAGCGGCAACGGCCTGGCCGGAATGCGGGAGCGGGCCGCCGCACTCGGTGGCACGATCGAGGCGGGCCCGCGTCCCGACGGAGGGTTCCGGGTGCTCGCCGTACTGCCGCTCAAGGTGATGGCCAAGGAGGACGACCGGTGA
- a CDS encoding ABC transporter permease gives MVRYLIRRLLAAAAILLVITVITFVIFFALPSDPALLACGKTCSPSRLTEIKHSLGLDQSFLTQFWEFFKGLFVGRDYGDQSLRVHCGAPCLGISFQTDTPVLSTLLGDFPADLSLGLGAAVFFLVLGVGLGTLAAVRRGKAADKAAVGLALLGVSVQIYFVGLLLLYLFVDKWQILPASGYTPITQDPSAWFEGLILPWATLVIVYLAMYTRLTRSSMLEVFAEDYMRTARAKGLSSGKVVLKHGLRAAITPILTIFGMDVGSLIGGSAVITESVFGINGIGKLAVDSVQNSDLPVILGTTLFAATFVVLANVVVDVVYGLVDPRVRLA, from the coding sequence ATGGTTCGTTACCTCATCCGGCGCCTGCTGGCAGCGGCCGCGATCCTGCTGGTGATCACCGTGATCACCTTCGTGATCTTCTTCGCGCTGCCGTCCGACCCCGCGCTCCTGGCCTGCGGCAAGACCTGCTCGCCCTCCCGGCTGACCGAGATCAAGCATTCGCTCGGGCTCGACCAGAGCTTCCTCACCCAGTTCTGGGAGTTCTTCAAGGGCCTCTTCGTCGGCCGGGACTACGGAGACCAGAGCCTGCGCGTGCACTGCGGCGCGCCCTGCCTCGGCATCTCCTTCCAGACCGACACCCCCGTCCTCAGCACCCTGCTGGGCGACTTCCCCGCGGACCTCTCGCTCGGACTCGGCGCCGCGGTGTTCTTCCTGGTCCTGGGCGTCGGCCTCGGCACGCTCGCCGCCGTCCGCCGGGGCAAGGCCGCCGACAAGGCGGCGGTGGGACTCGCCCTGCTCGGTGTCTCCGTGCAGATCTACTTCGTCGGGCTGCTGCTGCTCTACCTGTTCGTCGACAAGTGGCAGATCCTGCCCGCCTCCGGCTACACCCCGATCACCCAGGACCCGAGCGCCTGGTTCGAGGGCCTGATCCTGCCGTGGGCCACCCTGGTCATCGTCTACCTCGCGATGTACACCCGCCTCACCCGCTCCTCCATGCTGGAGGTCTTCGCCGAGGACTACATGCGCACCGCCCGGGCCAAGGGCCTGTCCAGCGGCAAGGTCGTTCTCAAGCACGGCCTGCGGGCCGCCATCACCCCGATCCTGACCATCTTCGGCATGGACGTCGGCTCGCTGATCGGCGGCTCCGCGGTCATCACCGAATCGGTGTTCGGCATCAACGGCATCGGCAAGCTCGCGGTCGACTCGGTGCAGAACTCCGACCTGCCGGTCATCCTCGGCACCACGCTCTTCGCGGCCACGTTCGTCGTGCTCGCCAACGTGGTCGTCGACGTGGTCTACGGCCTCGTCGACCCCCGTGTCCGCCTCGCCTGA
- a CDS encoding nitroreductase family deazaflavin-dependent oxidoreductase, with translation MSQPYYLKGSPLNVRLNGVIGWLARHGFSLAGTAEMSVRGRKSGQMQRIPVNPHTYEGGQYLVSARGHSQWVRNMRAAGGGELRVGRKVREFTAVELPDTEKLPILRTYLEKWGWEVNQYFQGVTAKSSDGEIIAAATDHPVFRITVGK, from the coding sequence ATGTCGCAGCCGTACTACCTCAAGGGCAGCCCGCTCAACGTCCGCCTCAACGGCGTCATCGGCTGGCTCGCCCGGCACGGCTTCAGCCTGGCCGGTACCGCGGAGATGTCGGTGCGCGGCCGCAAGAGCGGGCAGATGCAGCGGATCCCGGTCAACCCGCACACGTACGAGGGCGGGCAGTACCTGGTCTCGGCGCGCGGTCACTCCCAGTGGGTGCGCAACATGCGGGCCGCCGGCGGCGGGGAGCTGCGGGTCGGCCGCAAGGTGCGCGAGTTCACCGCGGTGGAGCTCCCCGACACGGAGAAGCTCCCGATCCTGCGGACCTACCTGGAGAAGTGGGGCTGGGAGGTAAACCAGTACTTCCAGGGCGTGACCGCCAAGTCCTCCGACGGGGAGATCATCGCGGCCGCGACCGACCATCCGGTCTTCCGGATCACGGTCGGCAAGTGA
- a CDS encoding TetR/AcrR family transcriptional regulator has protein sequence MSTAQGARARARIEVTAAIKDEARRQLAAEGAAKLSLRAVARELGMVSSALYRYFPSRDDLLTALIIDAYDSLGESAERAHEAVAGAGPLERWVTVCEAVRHWALEHPHEYALIYGSPVPGYTAPRTTVPPAARVGLLLIGVLRDAHQGPGGLEELHPVPEDLHAEADRIAADLAPDLPPEVAAAMVAAWAQLFGLVGFELFGHFNRVVEDREPFFRHAVGELGRGVGLR, from the coding sequence ATGAGCACCGCACAAGGCGCCCGGGCCCGGGCCCGGATCGAAGTCACCGCCGCCATCAAGGACGAGGCGCGCCGGCAGCTCGCGGCGGAGGGCGCGGCGAAGCTCTCGCTGCGAGCCGTGGCACGTGAGCTGGGGATGGTCTCCTCGGCGCTGTACCGCTACTTCCCGAGCCGCGACGACCTGCTCACCGCGCTGATCATCGACGCGTACGACTCCTTGGGGGAGAGCGCGGAGCGGGCGCACGAGGCGGTGGCGGGGGCGGGCCCGCTGGAGCGCTGGGTCACGGTGTGCGAGGCCGTGCGCCACTGGGCACTGGAGCATCCGCACGAGTACGCGCTCATCTACGGCTCTCCGGTCCCCGGCTACACCGCCCCCCGGACGACCGTCCCACCCGCCGCCCGCGTGGGCCTCCTCCTGATCGGCGTCCTGCGCGACGCCCACCAAGGCCCGGGGGGCCTGGAGGAACTGCACCCGGTCCCCGAAGACCTTCACGCCGAGGCCGACCGCATCGCCGCCGACCTCGCCCCGGACCTTCCGCCCGAGGTGGCCGCGGCCATGGTGGCGGCCTGGGCCCAGCTCTTCGGACTCGTCGGCTTCGAGCTCTTCGGCCACTTCAACCGGGTGGTGGAGGACCGGGAGCCGTTCTTCCGGCACGCGGTGGGTGAGCTGGGACGGGGCGTGGGGCTGCGGTAG
- a CDS encoding MBL fold metallo-hydrolase: MDVIELLPHLHLLRFPVGQAYLWRDGDESTLIDAGPAGSAASIAACVPGRLRRIVLTHFHEDHVGGAGELAALTGAEVLAHQLDAPVVRGEVPGPPPVFEDWERPLHAEALRHLPQDEFARPSKLTELSDGDLLGFGGGARVVHVPGHTPGSVALHLAEHNVLFTGDAVAASPVDGNVMPGVFNVDRAQALHSFEKLAELGPDLACCGHGGPIMGPWPPPPVSAPTPTPPPPSPS, translated from the coding sequence ATGGACGTCATCGAGCTGCTCCCGCACCTCCACCTCCTGCGCTTCCCGGTCGGCCAGGCCTATCTCTGGCGCGACGGCGACGAGTCGACACTGATCGACGCCGGCCCGGCCGGATCGGCCGCGTCGATCGCCGCCTGCGTACCAGGGCGCCTACGACGGATCGTGCTCACCCACTTCCACGAGGACCATGTGGGCGGGGCGGGCGAGTTGGCCGCTCTGACCGGCGCCGAGGTGCTGGCACACCAGCTGGACGCGCCCGTCGTCCGAGGCGAAGTACCGGGCCCGCCACCAGTGTTCGAGGACTGGGAACGCCCCCTGCACGCGGAAGCCCTACGACACCTGCCGCAGGACGAGTTCGCGAGGCCGTCGAAGCTCACCGAGCTGTCCGACGGTGATCTGCTCGGCTTCGGCGGCGGGGCGCGGGTCGTCCATGTCCCGGGGCACACGCCCGGCAGTGTCGCGCTCCATCTCGCCGAGCACAACGTGCTGTTCACCGGGGACGCCGTGGCCGCCTCGCCTGTCGACGGGAACGTGATGCCCGGCGTGTTCAACGTCGACCGGGCCCAAGCCCTGCACTCCTTCGAGAAGTTGGCGGAACTCGGGCCGGACCTCGCGTGTTGCGGCCACGGGGGACCGATCATGGGGCCATGGCCTCCCCCACCCGTCTCAGCGCCCACGCCGACACCGCCGCCTCCCTCGCCCTCCTGA
- a CDS encoding ABC transporter ATP-binding protein: MSLQTSPQPADVDPAAAPFLDVRDLRVHFPTEDGIVKSVDGVSFTLDKGSTLGIVGESGSGKSVTSLALLGLHKGTRAVVSGEIRLDGRDLVALPEHDMRALRGRTVSMIFQDPLSALHPYFTVGAQIAEAYRVHHRVSKKEARERAVEMLKRVGIPQPERRIRDYPHQFSGGMRQRAMIAMALVCDPELLIADEPTTALDVTVQAQILDLIRDLQEEFGSAVILITHDLGVVADIADDILVMYGGRRIEYGTVHDVLKEPQHPYAWGLLESMPQITGDVERRLNPIAGSPPSLINPPGGCAFHPRCTYKGWVPEGRCATERPELVAVPGTGRHLAACHLTPETRQEIRVRTAAGTAQ; the protein is encoded by the coding sequence GTGTCCCTCCAGACCTCACCGCAACCGGCGGACGTCGATCCCGCGGCCGCCCCCTTCCTCGACGTACGGGACCTGCGCGTGCACTTCCCGACTGAGGACGGGATCGTCAAGTCCGTCGACGGAGTCTCGTTCACCCTGGACAAGGGCAGCACCCTCGGCATCGTCGGCGAGTCCGGCTCGGGGAAGTCGGTCACCTCGCTGGCCCTGCTCGGGCTGCACAAGGGCACACGCGCAGTCGTCTCCGGGGAGATCCGGCTGGACGGCAGGGACCTGGTCGCCCTTCCGGAGCACGACATGCGCGCCCTGCGCGGCCGGACCGTCTCCATGATCTTCCAGGACCCGTTGTCCGCCCTGCACCCCTACTTCACCGTCGGCGCCCAGATCGCCGAGGCCTACCGGGTCCACCACAGGGTCTCGAAGAAGGAGGCCCGGGAGCGTGCGGTGGAGATGCTGAAACGGGTCGGCATCCCGCAGCCCGAACGCCGGATCCGGGACTATCCCCATCAGTTCTCCGGCGGCATGCGCCAGCGCGCCATGATCGCCATGGCCCTGGTCTGCGACCCCGAGCTGCTCATCGCCGACGAGCCGACGACGGCCCTGGACGTCACCGTCCAGGCACAGATCCTGGATCTGATCCGGGATCTCCAGGAGGAGTTCGGCTCCGCCGTCATCCTCATCACCCACGACCTCGGCGTGGTGGCCGACATCGCAGACGACATCCTGGTGATGTACGGCGGCCGCCGTATCGAGTACGGCACCGTGCACGATGTACTCAAGGAACCCCAGCACCCCTACGCCTGGGGGCTGTTGGAGTCGATGCCGCAGATCACCGGGGACGTCGAACGGCGGCTGAACCCGATCGCCGGGTCACCGCCCAGCCTCATCAACCCTCCCGGAGGCTGCGCCTTCCACCCCCGCTGCACCTACAAGGGCTGGGTGCCGGAGGGGCGTTGTGCGACGGAGCGGCCCGAACTGGTGGCCGTCCCCGGCACCGGCCGGCACCTCGCCGCCTGCCACCTCACCCCGGAGACCAGGCAAGAGATCCGCGTGCGTACGGCCGCCGGGACCGCGCAGTGA
- a CDS encoding ABC transporter ATP-binding protein yields the protein MTAADEQEHAVSTTQPAAGEHLLDVSGLTKHFPIRHGIVFQRQIGAVHAVDGIDFTVGAGQSLGLVGESGCGKSTTGRLITRLLEPTAGKVVFDGEDISHTPENRMKEARRNLQMIFQDPYSSLNPRHTVGTIVETPMRLNGIKPPQGHKKRAQELLETVGLSPEHYNRYPNEFSGGQRQRIGIARALALRPKLIVADEPVSALDVSIQAQIVNLLQDLQREFGIAFVFIAHDLAVVRHFCERVAVMYLGKIVEVADRQTLYTRPRHPYTHALLSAVPEADPDGVRRRERIRLAGDVPSPVDPPSGCRFRTRCWKAQDRCATEEPPLVRVAGNAEGHLTACHFPEEPSVEARGEDIVLDPALTALEDSASTSS from the coding sequence GTGACCGCGGCGGACGAACAGGAGCATGCAGTGAGCACCACTCAGCCCGCCGCCGGCGAGCACCTGCTCGACGTCAGCGGCCTCACCAAGCACTTCCCGATCCGCCACGGCATCGTCTTCCAGCGGCAGATCGGCGCCGTGCACGCCGTCGACGGCATCGACTTCACGGTCGGTGCGGGCCAGTCGCTCGGTCTGGTCGGCGAGTCCGGCTGCGGCAAGTCGACGACGGGCCGCCTGATCACACGGTTGCTGGAACCCACGGCCGGGAAGGTCGTGTTCGACGGCGAGGACATCTCCCACACCCCGGAGAACCGGATGAAGGAGGCGCGCCGGAACCTCCAGATGATCTTCCAGGACCCGTACTCCTCACTGAACCCCCGGCACACGGTCGGCACGATCGTCGAGACGCCGATGCGGCTCAACGGCATCAAGCCGCCGCAGGGCCACAAGAAGCGCGCCCAGGAACTGCTGGAGACGGTCGGTCTCAGCCCCGAGCACTACAACCGCTACCCGAACGAGTTCTCCGGGGGCCAGCGTCAGCGCATCGGGATCGCCCGCGCGCTCGCGCTGCGGCCGAAGCTCATCGTGGCCGACGAACCGGTGTCGGCGCTGGACGTCTCCATCCAGGCGCAGATCGTCAACCTGCTCCAGGACCTGCAGCGGGAGTTCGGCATCGCGTTCGTCTTCATCGCCCATGACCTCGCTGTCGTACGGCACTTCTGCGAGCGGGTCGCGGTGATGTACCTCGGCAAGATCGTCGAGGTCGCCGACCGGCAGACGCTGTACACGCGGCCGAGGCACCCCTACACCCACGCCCTGCTGTCCGCGGTGCCCGAGGCCGATCCGGACGGCGTCCGCCGGCGCGAGCGCATCCGGCTCGCCGGGGACGTGCCCTCGCCGGTGGACCCGCCGTCCGGCTGCCGCTTCCGTACCCGCTGCTGGAAGGCCCAGGACAGGTGCGCGACCGAGGAGCCGCCGCTGGTGCGGGTGGCGGGGAACGCGGAGGGGCACCTGACAGCCTGTCACTTCCCGGAGGAGCCGAGTGTCGAGGCCCGCGGAGAGGACATCGTGCTCGATCCGGCCCTGACCGCACTGGAGGACAGTGCCTCGACGTCGTCGTGA